A single region of the Arthrobacter sp. V1I7 genome encodes:
- a CDS encoding DUF5719 family protein, which translates to MHNESGDVANAGHEAARQQAPGGRAPEQRGPDQLLSGEQVPEPLQSAQQPAPKPTSRRGADPAPARLKRLPRGGTVAGVLSALVLVAAGGGLVSAASLSPQGPGSSRLLEAPLAAVPAGSSVGVCPGPARLLEGTPVGTDPQFSPESDTANSVVNAVVLSSTAGTLPGSRLASLQGKTLVELAKAAGPSAPETPAARPAAGSPVLRAGVVPQHAVDGVSVLSADAQANRQASAGAILSYTARDGDLRGSAAAACQQPANDLWLIGANTALGRTAVLNLSNASTTPATVSLDLYGAKGLIQAPGSRGLLVAPGSTRSVILAGLAPGQERLGVRVRSAGGPVAAVIQQSVLRGLTPGGVDFIVPGTAPAVRQVISGVDIQDPAALAALTAKPGSADAGPSLQIAVPGSADAVVAIKLYGPDGQKVLPGGGVVKATAGTVTEVSLAGVPAGYYTVEASSDVSFAAAARVTKGLASEDASDLAWSPASARLGSQHVVPLPAAGDRYLVFGAPDGRATISYTPITADGKIRSAAAADMAGGTTASINVPADVDGSPVVGYLLSAAGEASYGAVLLQQDGTQDISAVAVAPGAAGQEQVPVTLGY; encoded by the coding sequence ATGCATAACGAATCCGGCGACGTCGCGAATGCCGGCCACGAAGCCGCCAGGCAGCAGGCGCCAGGAGGGCGGGCCCCGGAACAGCGGGGCCCGGACCAGTTGCTCTCTGGCGAGCAGGTTCCGGAGCCGCTGCAATCCGCGCAGCAGCCAGCACCAAAGCCGACCAGCCGGAGGGGGGCCGACCCGGCGCCGGCGAGGCTGAAACGCCTTCCGCGCGGCGGCACGGTGGCCGGCGTCCTCTCCGCCCTGGTGCTCGTCGCCGCGGGTGGCGGGCTCGTGTCGGCGGCCTCGCTGTCGCCGCAGGGACCCGGCAGCAGCAGGCTGCTCGAGGCGCCCCTGGCCGCCGTGCCCGCCGGCAGCAGCGTCGGCGTCTGTCCCGGACCCGCCCGGCTGCTGGAAGGTACGCCGGTGGGCACCGATCCGCAGTTCAGTCCGGAATCTGACACCGCAAACAGCGTCGTGAATGCGGTGGTGCTCAGCTCCACCGCGGGAACCCTCCCCGGCAGCCGGCTCGCTTCGCTGCAGGGCAAGACCCTGGTTGAGCTCGCCAAGGCCGCCGGCCCGTCCGCACCGGAGACGCCCGCCGCGAGGCCCGCCGCCGGGTCGCCCGTGCTGCGGGCAGGGGTGGTACCGCAGCACGCCGTCGACGGGGTCAGCGTCCTGAGCGCGGATGCGCAGGCGAACCGCCAGGCCTCCGCCGGCGCCATTCTGAGTTACACGGCCAGAGACGGCGACCTTCGCGGTTCAGCCGCGGCGGCCTGCCAGCAGCCGGCGAACGATCTGTGGCTGATCGGCGCGAACACCGCGCTCGGCCGGACTGCCGTCCTGAACCTCAGCAACGCCTCAACCACCCCGGCCACGGTCAGCCTCGACTTGTACGGGGCGAAGGGCCTGATCCAGGCCCCCGGAAGCCGGGGACTCCTCGTGGCCCCGGGCAGCACCCGCTCGGTCATCCTGGCCGGCCTGGCCCCCGGGCAGGAACGGCTCGGCGTCCGGGTGCGCAGCGCCGGCGGCCCAGTGGCTGCCGTAATCCAGCAGAGCGTGCTCCGCGGACTCACCCCGGGCGGAGTCGACTTCATCGTGCCGGGAACCGCTCCCGCCGTCCGTCAGGTGATCTCCGGCGTCGATATCCAGGATCCCGCCGCGCTGGCGGCCCTCACCGCGAAACCGGGTTCCGCCGACGCCGGGCCATCCCTCCAGATCGCGGTGCCCGGTTCCGCCGACGCCGTCGTGGCCATCAAGCTCTACGGACCTGACGGGCAGAAGGTTCTGCCCGGTGGCGGGGTCGTAAAGGCCACGGCAGGCACGGTCACCGAAGTCTCACTGGCCGGTGTGCCGGCGGGCTATTACACGGTCGAGGCCAGCTCGGACGTCTCCTTCGCCGCTGCCGCGCGTGTCACCAAGGGACTCGCTTCCGAAGATGCCTCGGATCTGGCCTGGTCCCCGGCCTCGGCCAGACTCGGAAGCCAGCATGTTGTGCCCCTACCCGCCGCGGGGGACCGCTATCTGGTGTTCGGGGCGCCGGACGGGCGGGCCACAATCTCCTACACGCCGATTACGGCTGACGGAAAGATCCGGTCGGCCGCCGCCGCGGACATGGCCGGCGGAACCACGGCCTCCATCAATGTGCCCGCCGATGTGGACGGTTCGCCGGTCGTGGGCTATCTGCTGTCCGCCGCCGGCGAGGCGTCCTATGGTGCCGTGCTGCTGCAGCAGGACGGCACGCAGGACATTTCAGCCGTCGCGGTGGCTCCCGGCGCCGCCGGCCAGGAACAGGTCCCGGTCACGCTGGGATACTGA
- a CDS encoding DUF3499 domain-containing protein produces the protein MGAIRLCSRSACRISAVATLTYVYADSTAVLGPLATYAEPHCYDLCEQHAGSLTVPRGWEVLRLAMPATPAGPGPDDLLALANAVREAASRPRASDTIPGQRNAHPALEAPSAAEGTRRGHLRILREPS, from the coding sequence GTGGGTGCAATTCGTCTTTGTTCAAGGTCAGCCTGCCGCATTTCGGCGGTGGCCACTTTGACGTACGTCTATGCCGACTCCACCGCCGTGCTGGGGCCGCTGGCCACCTACGCCGAGCCGCATTGCTATGACCTGTGCGAACAGCACGCCGGGTCCCTGACCGTCCCGCGCGGCTGGGAAGTCCTGCGGCTGGCAATGCCGGCGACACCGGCGGGGCCCGGTCCCGACGACCTGCTGGCGCTGGCGAACGCAGTCCGTGAGGCGGCGTCGCGGCCCCGTGCGTCGGACACGATCCCGGGCCAGCGGAACGCGCACCCCGCCTTGGAGGCGCCGTCTGCGGCGGAAGGCACCCGCAGGGGGCACCTGCGCATTCTGCGTGAACCATCGTGA
- a CDS encoding WhiB family transcriptional regulator, whose amino-acid sequence MGLAERIHEDEAVAGQATAKYRSRGVPSDWYVDPADPDAADRYNEHARDSLQDQATAFLAAHDELLAGSPDQDNDLHDPPMELQTQHGGTTVQPVWVGLPSRQDFDDEGELGWQTDALCAQTDPEAFFPEKGGSTRDAKKVCGACNVRSQCLEYALSNDERFGIWGGLSERERRRLRKRAV is encoded by the coding sequence ATGGGGCTAGCAGAGCGTATCCATGAAGATGAGGCCGTTGCCGGCCAGGCTACGGCGAAATACCGGTCGCGCGGCGTGCCGAGCGACTGGTACGTAGATCCGGCCGACCCGGACGCAGCAGACCGCTACAACGAACACGCCAGAGACTCGCTCCAGGACCAGGCCACGGCCTTCCTTGCGGCGCACGACGAACTTCTGGCCGGCAGCCCGGACCAGGACAACGATCTGCACGACCCTCCGATGGAACTGCAGACCCAACACGGCGGAACCACCGTGCAGCCGGTCTGGGTCGGATTGCCTTCCCGGCAGGACTTCGACGATGAAGGTGAGCTCGGCTGGCAGACGGATGCGCTCTGTGCGCAGACAGACCCGGAGGCGTTCTTCCCCGAGAAGGGCGGCTCCACCCGCGACGCCAAGAAGGTTTGTGGCGCATGCAATGTACGTTCGCAGTGCCTCGAATACGCCCTGTCCAATGACGAGCGTTTCGGGATCTGGGGCGGCCTCTCCGAGCGGGAGCGCCGCCGGCTTAGGAAGCGAGCAGTCTAA
- a CDS encoding Trm112 family protein, protein MPNLSPELLSVLRCPVTGSALVQEGEELVATAADDSGAKPRYRIEDGIPLLLPPELLPAATAAPSDQHDAGPRAAG, encoded by the coding sequence ATGCCGAATCTCAGTCCTGAGCTCTTGTCCGTCCTGCGCTGCCCCGTCACTGGATCCGCCCTGGTCCAGGAAGGCGAGGAGCTCGTCGCGACGGCGGCAGACGATTCCGGCGCGAAGCCGCGCTACCGCATCGAAGACGGCATTCCGCTGCTGCTGCCGCCGGAGCTGCTCCCGGCGGCCACCGCGGCGCCCTCCGACCAGCACGACGCCGGGCCCCGCGCCGCCGGTTAG
- a CDS encoding TIGR03089 family protein: protein MSIPAFDLMTALRSGQSTSPRLTWYGPQGERVELSGRVLDNWVAKTSNLLQDELDAEPGTRLRLDLPAHWKSVILALAAWQLGMELVLDAGEADLVATADPGPAAAQGAFDAVLAVALPALAMRWPGELPSGAVDYAAEVRSHGDVFLPHVEPEASRPALLTTAGTAHTHAGLLDGFAVLQDEAQRLLVPAGDGLEAALARSLGAWKNDGSVVLVHPDVEVTDKLLSAERVDVP from the coding sequence ATGAGCATCCCGGCATTCGATCTGATGACAGCCCTGCGTTCCGGCCAGTCCACCTCGCCGCGGCTCACCTGGTACGGACCGCAGGGCGAGCGCGTTGAGCTCTCCGGCCGGGTCCTGGACAACTGGGTGGCGAAAACCAGCAACCTCCTGCAGGACGAGCTCGACGCCGAGCCCGGGACGCGGCTCCGGCTGGACCTGCCGGCGCACTGGAAGTCCGTGATCCTCGCCCTCGCGGCCTGGCAGCTGGGGATGGAACTGGTGCTTGATGCGGGCGAAGCGGATCTGGTGGCCACAGCCGATCCCGGCCCTGCCGCCGCACAAGGGGCATTCGACGCGGTCCTGGCGGTGGCGCTGCCCGCCCTCGCCATGCGCTGGCCGGGCGAGCTGCCGAGCGGCGCCGTCGACTACGCCGCGGAAGTCCGGTCCCACGGAGACGTCTTTCTGCCGCACGTGGAGCCGGAAGCATCCCGCCCGGCGCTGCTGACCACCGCCGGGACGGCCCACACACACGCCGGTCTGCTGGACGGGTTCGCGGTACTGCAGGACGAAGCGCAGCGGCTGTTGGTGCCCGCCGGTGACGGCCTCGAGGCGGCCCTGGCCCGCTCGCTGGGCGCCTGGAAGAATGACGGTTCGGTGGTGCTGGTGCACCCCGACGTCGAGGTAACGGACAAGCTGCTCAGCGCAGAACGGGTCGACGTTCCCTAG
- a CDS encoding glycosyltransferase family 2 protein: MVSHDGGDFLPRTLAALAGQTRPADAVIGVDTGSRDHSAALLEQAFGKANVTHFEQARSGMGAAVAAGLSAHAPWHAEAGTARDGGAAKRPGADWIWLLHDDAAPAPEALAELLHAVERAPSVTVAGCKQLDWHAERRLIDVGLSTSRWAERLTLIDADELDQGQYDGRSDTFAVNSAGMLVRRDVWEDLGGFDPALPGSGDDVDFCWRNRLAGHRVVVVPTARMFHVSHRPQALGNARAARKAQVHLRLKHSAGWQVPLHAAGALLGSVFKLVLSIAVKDPGHGFSQLLATFVALGRPAAVIRGRRNAAKSRRIRRSVIKGLQTPRREVWAHRRSLMEALGADDAGERVTGDGLADQPSGDSAHDFAALATSERGWVGNGALLAVLVTTAASLIGLLNLFRADAASGGALIPVSPRLAEIWTHASGWWISLGAGLPGRGDPFDYVLWLLGVLGAGDANAAVVWLLILAMPLSALGAWFAAGALTQRRRLRLVAASFWACAPALQVALNQGRLGALLAHVLMPLLVLALLRATGTAVGRGRYAVPAPGERRFTEKLPARPGINGTPSWTAAAAAGLALAVVTAAAPALLVPSIVVVILCGVLLGRRGRTVWWALLPSAALFVPFAFSVIDRPRALLADPGLPLGFDAAPLWQQALGQPLGFAADGGLTGLPFFGGTAGGPLVPWALMLALLVGLPVLLLATAALFLPGRRAYVARWLWAASVLMLAGGWLAGHIATGAGAGVLVAPFTGPTVSAAAFGILGAALLGAEGLLDAAGRAAAATAGRRILIRTTAATATVLLLAGPLAGLTAWAAQNLLQPGTPAAASADARAAADSTGTAAAAADAGSPAGAGSLGTPRLVQPATPRTLPATATDRGEGPEQARTLIISITGNGGYDATLMRGAGTTLDALSAVAAARSIQGEPGQETVRDDDAVAGSLRSVVATIVVGQGVDPREDLERLGVGFVVLRASDTAAQLTSSRMDAVPGLVAVGNTDAGWLWRISPLNQPVIEAADVAHRVRIVDGAGAAIGLLPSEAVSAGAPVPAGPEGRLVVLAERADPGWTAWLDGQRLTATTSGWAQAFTLPTEAGRLSIRYEAPWALWTAIAQTVVIGLTVLLAIPVPARRPNTGLSRDEGSLRKEHQHA; this comes from the coding sequence GTGGTCTCCCACGACGGCGGCGACTTCCTCCCCAGGACCCTGGCGGCGCTGGCAGGCCAGACCCGGCCGGCGGATGCTGTTATCGGCGTCGACACCGGTTCCCGCGACCACTCCGCAGCCCTCTTGGAACAGGCGTTCGGCAAGGCCAACGTCACGCACTTCGAGCAAGCCCGGAGCGGCATGGGCGCCGCCGTGGCGGCCGGGCTCAGCGCCCATGCGCCGTGGCACGCGGAAGCCGGGACCGCACGGGACGGTGGAGCCGCCAAACGGCCCGGCGCGGACTGGATCTGGCTGCTGCATGACGACGCCGCACCGGCCCCCGAGGCCCTCGCCGAACTGCTGCACGCCGTGGAACGGGCCCCGTCGGTCACCGTAGCGGGCTGCAAACAGCTCGACTGGCATGCCGAACGCCGCCTGATCGACGTCGGCCTGTCCACCAGCCGCTGGGCCGAACGCCTGACCCTGATCGACGCCGACGAACTGGATCAAGGTCAGTACGACGGCCGCAGCGACACGTTCGCCGTTAATTCCGCCGGCATGCTTGTCCGCCGGGACGTCTGGGAGGATCTCGGGGGTTTTGACCCCGCACTCCCCGGCAGCGGCGACGACGTCGACTTCTGCTGGCGCAACCGGCTGGCCGGACACCGGGTGGTGGTGGTTCCGACCGCCAGAATGTTCCATGTTTCGCATCGCCCCCAGGCGCTGGGCAATGCGAGGGCGGCCCGTAAGGCCCAGGTCCATCTGCGGCTCAAGCACTCGGCCGGCTGGCAGGTCCCGTTGCACGCGGCAGGCGCTCTCCTGGGAAGCGTTTTCAAACTTGTCCTGAGCATCGCCGTCAAGGACCCGGGCCACGGCTTCTCCCAATTGCTCGCAACGTTCGTCGCGCTAGGACGCCCTGCGGCGGTGATCCGCGGCCGCCGCAACGCCGCCAAGTCCCGCCGCATCCGCCGTTCCGTGATCAAGGGACTCCAGACACCCCGACGCGAGGTCTGGGCCCACCGGCGCTCCCTGATGGAAGCCCTGGGCGCAGACGACGCCGGGGAAAGAGTCACCGGCGACGGGTTGGCCGACCAACCCAGCGGGGACTCAGCGCATGACTTCGCTGCCCTCGCCACCTCCGAACGTGGCTGGGTGGGCAACGGTGCGCTGCTCGCCGTGCTCGTCACCACGGCCGCATCCCTGATCGGCCTGCTCAACCTATTCCGGGCCGACGCGGCCTCGGGCGGTGCTCTGATTCCGGTCTCGCCCCGGCTGGCCGAGATCTGGACCCACGCCTCCGGCTGGTGGATCAGCCTCGGTGCCGGCCTGCCCGGCCGCGGCGACCCCTTCGATTACGTGCTCTGGCTGCTGGGCGTGCTTGGCGCCGGAGATGCCAACGCGGCGGTGGTCTGGCTGCTCATCCTGGCCATGCCGTTGTCCGCACTCGGTGCCTGGTTCGCGGCCGGCGCTCTGACGCAGCGACGCCGGCTCCGTCTGGTCGCCGCCTCCTTCTGGGCCTGTGCACCGGCCCTTCAGGTGGCACTCAACCAGGGCCGCCTCGGCGCGTTGCTGGCGCACGTGCTGATGCCCCTGCTGGTCCTCGCGCTGCTGCGGGCCACCGGCACCGCCGTCGGACGCGGGCGTTATGCTGTTCCGGCCCCGGGGGAGAGGCGCTTTACGGAGAAGCTCCCCGCTAGGCCCGGCATCAACGGAACCCCCTCCTGGACCGCGGCAGCCGCAGCCGGGCTTGCGCTGGCCGTGGTCACCGCGGCGGCCCCCGCCCTGCTGGTGCCCTCCATCGTGGTGGTGATCCTGTGCGGCGTGCTCCTCGGCCGCCGGGGCCGCACGGTGTGGTGGGCGCTGCTGCCCAGCGCGGCGCTCTTTGTGCCGTTCGCCTTCTCGGTCATCGACCGGCCGCGGGCCCTGCTGGCCGATCCCGGCCTTCCCCTGGGCTTCGACGCGGCGCCGCTCTGGCAGCAGGCGCTGGGCCAGCCGCTCGGTTTCGCCGCGGACGGCGGCCTGACCGGCCTCCCGTTCTTCGGCGGCACCGCCGGCGGCCCGCTTGTGCCGTGGGCGCTGATGCTCGCCCTGCTGGTCGGGCTGCCCGTCCTGCTGCTCGCGACCGCCGCGCTCTTCCTGCCGGGACGCCGGGCATACGTTGCCCGGTGGCTCTGGGCGGCGTCTGTGCTCATGTTGGCCGGCGGCTGGCTCGCCGGGCACATCGCCACCGGGGCCGGCGCCGGCGTCCTGGTCGCCCCCTTCACCGGACCTACCGTGTCCGCTGCCGCGTTCGGAATCCTCGGCGCCGCCCTGCTCGGAGCCGAAGGGTTGCTGGACGCCGCCGGCCGGGCCGCCGCAGCGACGGCCGGACGCAGGATCCTGATCCGCACCACTGCCGCGACGGCCACGGTCCTGCTGCTCGCCGGACCGCTGGCCGGACTCACGGCGTGGGCCGCGCAGAACCTCCTGCAGCCTGGGACTCCGGCCGCGGCGTCTGCCGACGCGCGGGCAGCTGCCGATTCGACCGGGACTGCCGCTGCCGCGGCGGACGCCGGCTCTCCGGCCGGCGCGGGAAGCCTCGGCACCCCGCGGCTGGTCCAGCCGGCCACGCCCCGCACCCTCCCGGCCACGGCGACCGACCGCGGTGAGGGCCCGGAACAGGCCCGGACCCTGATCATCTCCATCACCGGAAACGGCGGCTACGACGCCACGCTGATGCGCGGTGCCGGTACCACCCTGGATGCGCTGTCCGCGGTCGCCGCCGCCCGGTCCATCCAGGGGGAACCGGGGCAGGAAACGGTCCGCGACGACGACGCCGTCGCCGGGTCCCTGCGCAGCGTGGTGGCGACGATAGTGGTCGGACAGGGAGTGGATCCCCGCGAAGACCTGGAACGGCTCGGAGTCGGCTTCGTGGTGCTGCGGGCCTCGGACACCGCGGCCCAACTCACTTCCAGCCGGATGGACGCCGTCCCCGGGCTGGTCGCCGTCGGCAACACGGACGCCGGCTGGCTGTGGCGGATCAGCCCGCTGAACCAGCCCGTCATCGAAGCTGCCGACGTCGCGCACCGCGTACGGATCGTCGACGGCGCCGGTGCGGCCATCGGGCTGTTGCCTTCGGAAGCGGTGTCCGCCGGCGCTCCGGTGCCAGCCGGGCCGGAAGGCCGCCTCGTCGTACTGGCCGAACGCGCCGACCCGGGCTGGACCGCCTGGCTCGACGGTCAGCGCTTGACCGCCACGACCTCGGGCTGGGCCCAGGCCTTCACCCTGCCCACAGAGGCCGGCCGGCTGAGCATCCGCTACGAGGCGCCGTGGGCCCTCTGGACGGCCATAGCCCAGACCGTCGTGATCGGCCTGACTGTCCTGCTCGCCATTCCCGTGCCGGCGCGCCGGCCGAACACCGGGCTCTCACGGGACGAAGGCTCCCTGCGTAAGGAACATCAGCATGCATAA
- a CDS encoding GtrA family protein, with protein sequence MNTTLTERMRGLASLFWREVAKFGAVGGVAFVIDNGLTYYLMHGPMTDSEAKARFVGASVATIFSWIANRFWTFRHRRQDNVVREFLMFILINGIGIGISTGFTALAKYAFGVTDKNMLFAAGIAGILVATVVRFFAYRFLVFNKELDEEPEFSHDHEIIERHPHPHTANGVRVSEPPVKDPELPGHGS encoded by the coding sequence ATGAATACTACACTTACTGAGCGCATGCGCGGGCTGGCCTCGCTGTTCTGGCGCGAAGTGGCCAAGTTCGGTGCCGTGGGCGGTGTTGCGTTCGTCATAGACAACGGACTTACGTACTACCTGATGCACGGGCCGATGACCGACAGCGAGGCCAAGGCCCGCTTTGTCGGCGCCAGCGTCGCCACCATCTTCTCCTGGATTGCCAACCGCTTCTGGACGTTCCGCCACCGCCGCCAGGACAACGTGGTGCGCGAGTTCCTGATGTTCATCCTCATCAACGGCATCGGCATCGGTATCTCCACCGGATTCACCGCGCTCGCCAAGTATGCGTTCGGCGTCACGGACAAGAACATGCTCTTCGCCGCCGGCATCGCGGGCATCCTGGTGGCAACCGTGGTGCGGTTCTTCGCTTACCGCTTCCTGGTGTTCAACAAGGAACTCGACGAAGAGCCGGAGTTTTCCCACGACCACGAAATCATCGAGCGCCACCCGCACCCGCACACCGCGAACGGCGTCCGCGTATCGGAGCCGCCGGTCAAGGACCCGGAGCTGCCCGGACACGGATCCTAG
- the ahcY gene encoding adenosylhomocysteinase codes for MTFDYKIADISLAEAGRHQIRLAEHEMPGLMSLRAEFGASQPLKGARIAGSLHMTVQTAVLIETLTALGAEVRWASCNIFSTQDEAAAAVVVGNGTVEDPQGVPVFAWKGETLEEYWWTAQQILTWPGADSDPDLGANMILDDGGDATMLVHKGVEFEALGAVPDAGADESEEGRIFLDVLRGSLHEDPLKWTRIGSRLLGVTEETTTGVHRLYQLAEQGKLLFPAINVNDSVTKSKFDNKYGIRHSLPDGINRATDVLMGGKVAVVCGYGDVGKGAAEAFRGQGSRVIVTEIDPICALQAAMDGYQVAKLESVLSEGHIFITTTGNKDVIMAEHMAGMRDKAIVGNIGHFDNEIDMAGLARTPGIRRVEIKPQVHEWVFDEGTAEERSIIVLSEGRLLNLGNATGHPSFVMSNSFANQTIAQIELFTKRDQPEGGREYEKQVYVLPKILDEKVARLHLDALGVELTELSKEQAEYLDLDVAGPYKPAHYRY; via the coding sequence ATGACTTTCGACTACAAGATCGCGGACATCTCCCTGGCCGAGGCGGGCCGCCACCAGATCCGCCTCGCCGAGCACGAAATGCCCGGCCTGATGTCCCTGCGGGCGGAATTCGGCGCCAGCCAGCCGCTGAAGGGCGCCCGGATCGCCGGCTCCCTGCACATGACCGTGCAGACCGCGGTGCTGATCGAGACCCTCACCGCCCTTGGCGCCGAGGTCCGCTGGGCTTCCTGCAACATCTTCTCCACCCAGGATGAAGCAGCGGCCGCCGTCGTGGTCGGCAACGGAACCGTAGAGGACCCGCAGGGCGTCCCGGTCTTCGCCTGGAAGGGCGAAACCCTCGAGGAATACTGGTGGACCGCCCAGCAGATCCTCACCTGGCCGGGTGCGGACAGCGACCCGGACCTCGGCGCGAACATGATCCTGGACGACGGCGGCGACGCCACCATGCTGGTGCACAAGGGCGTCGAGTTCGAAGCGCTCGGCGCCGTGCCGGACGCCGGTGCCGACGAATCCGAAGAAGGCCGCATCTTCCTGGACGTGCTGCGCGGCTCGCTGCACGAGGACCCGCTGAAGTGGACCCGCATCGGCTCCCGCCTGCTCGGCGTTACCGAGGAAACCACCACCGGCGTGCACCGCCTGTACCAGCTGGCCGAGCAGGGAAAGCTGCTGTTCCCGGCGATCAATGTCAACGACTCCGTCACCAAGAGCAAGTTCGACAACAAGTACGGCATCCGGCACTCGCTGCCCGACGGCATCAACCGCGCCACCGATGTCCTCATGGGCGGCAAGGTCGCCGTCGTCTGCGGTTACGGCGACGTCGGCAAGGGCGCTGCGGAGGCCTTCCGCGGCCAGGGATCCCGCGTGATCGTGACCGAGATCGACCCCATCTGCGCGCTCCAGGCCGCCATGGACGGGTATCAGGTCGCGAAGCTGGAATCCGTGCTCAGCGAGGGCCACATTTTCATCACCACCACCGGCAACAAGGACGTCATCATGGCCGAGCACATGGCCGGCATGCGCGACAAGGCCATCGTGGGCAACATCGGCCATTTCGACAACGAGATCGACATGGCCGGACTCGCCCGGACCCCCGGCATCAGGAGGGTCGAGATCAAGCCGCAGGTGCACGAGTGGGTCTTCGACGAAGGCACCGCGGAAGAGCGGTCCATCATCGTCCTCTCCGAGGGCCGGTTGTTGAACCTCGGCAACGCCACCGGGCACCCGTCGTTCGTGATGAGCAACTCCTTCGCCAACCAGACGATCGCGCAGATTGAACTGTTCACCAAGCGGGACCAGCCCGAGGGCGGGCGCGAGTACGAGAAGCAGGTCTACGTGCTGCCGAAGATCCTCGACGAGAAGGTCGCCCGGCTGCACCTGGACGCCCTCGGCGTCGAACTGACCGAGCTGTCCAAGGAGCAGGCCGAGTATTTGGACCTTGATGTGGCCGGTCCGTACAAGCCGGCGCACTACCGCTACTAG